In Vicia villosa cultivar HV-30 ecotype Madison, WI linkage group LG7, Vvil1.0, whole genome shotgun sequence, the DNA window tgatactgaagcaaaagaagttgcacgaggcatcaccattatgaagggaatcattcgacatagagaccaaggattagtataccatatggattggaattctgataaacaagcaattggtcctaattctgcaaagttgacaagctatattggtacacttgttcgtatgcatattccggtctccatagctaaatggaatctgaaaagcgaagagttggatgcgaaaaaaaaagcgatttgggacgagcttcaggtatatatcatatatggttaattgttgttattatcttgacgataaattgtttaaattacttatactaacacactatgcgtatgtttttttgtagaggacttttgagataccagatgatcgtagacgctacatacttagtttggccggcaaaagatatagagggtggaaagcttttttgacaaacacctatcttaaggataaagatggaaactttcttgaagaggcaccgggacggcaaaaaaagtatgagatcttcattgatgaaaaagattgggctgagtttgtaaagcaaagagatgaagattttcgaaaaaggagtgccacgaatagtgcgagagcatccaaacccgcgtatccatacaaaaaagggcgtttgggatatgcacgcttagaggataaaattgtaagtaaatagaaatacgttttaattaattgtctaaatgtgcatgttttatttgacgattttatcatttgtgtcaatgcatagttagaggagactaaaagtgaggaaacttcacttcctgtacatgtgttgtggaaggaagctcgtgtgggcaagaatcaagctgtcgatcccgatgttcagagagtttatactgaatgtgtaagtataatgatgtgtctttaattaaatcaaatgttttttaatatataaatgattttttatctccactaataattattgaaatgtaaatgaattacaggagaccttgtcgcaatcggtatccaccggtgaggggagcgtacttagtagagcactagatgctcctgagtatcccggtcgggtgaggggtaagggtcatggtgtgactccaacctctttttacaagagtcctaggagaagatcaaatcttaccaatgaagaagtgttgcaaaagttgcaggaattgcaagcacaagtctctgaattgcaaagagataaagatatgtatatgagagaaaagtgcaacacttcatcggtgaaagaaactagtgataaggctagtatcaactgtcaaaggaaatttcccgaggtaattataaattttttttcttacaaattgttctattttattaatgataatgactttatatttactattggtttagggcatttcatcttgccaactatacttatcgtcaccgaattatcgactagttggcaagggaaaaatgcacaacactttgggagatttacttcaccatagaccgctcccggatggacacctgaaagtattgTTGGATGTTGTATTAAATCATGATGCGAtactaccggtacctgacatggtctcagagacgacattgctgcgagatgcaataggatcatttgttgcacgGCCCTCGGAGCtataccattagtgatgaggtatattgaaaatgattatgaatcatttagttttcgaatgtcaattctaaatcgtttattaattatgttttacattttaattttagactgctcctataaaacccgcaattaagggtaaagggattttacaggaggaggagtctgttgcatcactaaaagaggtacatttaaagtgttaatatataatctgaatctaaatctgcatgaatttttattttacctaacttatatgatttttaggcatccgctcgggagtcacaacaagtgacgcagcaagttcgtagcgtaccacccactggtcctccgaagatagcggcaaaaaaaggcggtgcttttgtggctcggtaccggacgacgctcgcaacaatggttgatatgtccgatttgaaggatggtgctttacgtgaaatcaatatggatgaaagtgtcttcggtattgaattcaagtcacatattgcaattgatgacttggaagagatttttacgcatgaacaactaggcgtcggtaatatgcactcatacatccggtaatattcactcacccgatatattatttaattagtcccacaatataatttatttacacatttcaatgaaaataatctaatgtttattatgtttttatttaaggttgttgtatgacagagtgttgtgTGGGACtgtattgtctaacagattccgtttcgtgtcttccgcccattgcagcggaatggcaattgcttcggaaccagaatcagttagacagctcttagtcgatagattcatgtccaccggcaattcagaaagtctgcatctttgggcgtataatacccgaccagtagggttagtttctcattcttggttcatctaatctctgtttcttttgtgtatagcaaaattttcatataacctattgttttaatttatagagcacactggttgttgcttgctatcaaccctataagagaagtcgtgtattatctgaattcggtaaatggtgactggaccaattatccggctatgaaggaaatcgttgatttgtaagtgggatcgttctaaatattcgtgtatatttatatatttacttatttgcgggattgatctaaacatgcttttatatatttgttaattagatcaatacaagtgttccgaagtcaacgggacgcacaggtatcccggactaaatcaaacaacattacttggatcaaagtgcaggtacattatttttcacaattttgcttataatatttatgctacttgataaaacaagacaactataaaatcttatttgtttttctatgtagtgtccgcaatagcgaaacagttcagattgcggatactttgttttgaggtttatgaaagaaatccttcaggcgaatcaattagagattccgctcacggtatgaatttataacttaagataatttcatataatttattacatttaactaaatatatcattcatattatgtttttgttttgtagtatcttgacgaattccgtgctgctgggtacccgagacttaagttggaagaaatcaaagaggatttgtgtcacttttatattaagcaatttttcatgtaggatttgtgtcgatttgaactataatattattgatgttgtaatgatgtatatatatatatatatatatatatatatatatatatatatatatatatatatatatatatatatatataaaattttggatattataatggtattatattagtatatatatatatatattgtcttactgatggctgaaattatatcgtcgaaaatattacaggttgaaaacatattacaggtcgaaaatattacaggtcgactgggaggattaaattacatgctgcacattaaaatgcctcatttagcaacgacagcgcttttaaaaagcgcttcttagtaaaagcgctgccaaagaataataaaaaagcataaaaaataaaaaaaaaacgcaacatacgaaagcgcttttggaaaagcgctcttatagggggggctaccagagcgcttttttcagaaaagcgctcttatagggggggctaccagagcgctttttccagaaaagcgctcttataggggggcctaatagagcgctttctgaagcgcttttgttacctacgccagcgctggctttcacagcgcttttaaagcccataaaaagcgcttttaaagccccagcGTGTTGTAGTGTCTATTTGTTGTGCTGTTTGTCACAAGGCAAAACAATGTAGAAATTCCTTTCATTTGGATAGTAATAAAGCTAACACATCATTTGATTTGATTCATTGTGATATTTGGGAAAAGTACTATACTGCTACACATAATAAAGCATATTATTTTCTCACAATTATAGTCATAGATGATTGTACTAGATGCACTTAGGTGTATCTAATGAAAAAGAAAACAGAAAGGTTGCACAATAAACAATTCAATAAAACCGTTAAAAAGATTAAGGAGTGACAATGGTACAAAATTTGTCAATTCTAAATTCTTGTCATTTATACCACAAGAGGGAATCATTCACGAAACCACTTGTGTATCAAAACCTCAGCAACATGGAAGAGTAGAATGCAAACATAGACAAATATTGAATGTAGCGAGGGCATTACGTTTTCAAGCAAACCTTCCATTACATTTTTTAGAAGAGTGTGTTTTAACTATAACATATCTAATCAATAGAACATCGATTGTAGCTAATAAAGATATCATTCCACAAGAGCTTCTCTTTGAAAAGGCACCAAACTATGATCACTTAAGAAACTTTGGATGCTTATATAACATGAAAAATGTTTCTAAACCACTTGACAAATTTGAATCAATAGctaaaaaatacatatttattgGATATAGGGACAAAATGGAATGAAaagtttataattttcaaaacaatGTATTTTATACACCAAGAGACATATCCTTCTTCGAATAAATTTATCCTTCCAATCAAgaataacattaaaaaataaacactACAACACAATTCTTTTATGATGAAGattcaaattattcaaaaattaaaacaactcAATCACTTGAAGACATTAATCATTACAATGAACTAGAATCTATTAGGGAAAACTCTAAACTTGGCGTTTAAGATAACAATAGTACATCGATTGACGAGAATGATCATTGAAGTGCTGAAACCAAAATTTTCACCGCTTCCAAACTTTTGGATCCTAATACATTAGACACGATCATAATTCAAAATATTCCATATGACCAATGATGCGTGTGAGGGGGATCACACTGTTACCAAtgataaagaaaataataatgaaGAAATAGTGTTGACaccaaaagaaagaaaacaatCTAAACATTTCAAAAATTTCTAACAATATAATGTACATCCTAACATCAATCATAAGGATTTGGAATTAGcatctaattaaaatattaaatactcTATCTCAAAATTTGTTATCTATGACAATTTCTTATATAAACCACGAAGCTAATCTTACAGTAATAAACAACAATGAAAAGCCTACGTCATATAGTCAAATAGTATAACTAAAAGCATGGAAATCAACTAAACAAGTGACTATTTCTCGTTCCTCTAATGCGACAGAATATAGAGTAATGACACATTCTACAAGTGAAATTATTTTGCTAAGTAACTTGTTAGACACTCTTCATATTCCAGACACTAATCAAGCAGCAATTTTTTTTACAGGAAAAGATTAACTCAtctcattaataataatattctgaATACATGCTGGAATATCAAAGAAAATATGAAAACTAGCAAGAGATGGAGCCACCCGTGCAAGAGCATGAGCAACCTCATTAGTTTGTCTTCTGACGACcttaacatgagagttcctaaAGAAAAGAGCCATCAACTGGTTACATTCTCCAGTAATAGCTCCAAGATCCGAGTCATCTGGTCTCGGAATGGTCACACTATCCACCACTCGCTTGGCATCTAATTCAAAATccacattgtcataccccaaaccATGGACCCAATTTAAAGCTTTCAAAAGACCGAGGGCTTCTCCAATAACAACATCGGTACAAGGCGTAAATCATTCTGTCCAGGCTACAATGAATTTACCCGTATCATCTCTAATGCAAGCACCCAAACCCACCTTATTTTGTGAAAAAGCCGCATCAATATTGCACTTGAACCTGCCCCTCTGAGGTTTTTCCATCTGATATTAACTAACGGGGAATTAATAATCCCATTGTTGGGACGCTGTTGTTGGGCCTCTCTCCAATCGGTCAATAACTGATAAGTCCGCTGACATATAAGCATCGGAGAGTCTTCCACCTGATTCCAGATATGATTATTTCTCCCTTTCCAGATACTCCATAAGGAGACTGAGAAAAACGATTTTTGGTCTTGATTGGATACCTGCAAAACGGAGAAAATAACAGACGCAAATGACTCGCCATTACCACTTAGATGTTGTAACATAGACCATAATCCCACTTTTTTCCAACACTCGATGCTTTTAGGACACTGGAGAAAAAGGTGAAAATTGTTCTCTTCGCCTACTCCACACGCAATACAATTGGGGGGACAACTCACAC includes these proteins:
- the LOC131617617 gene encoding uncharacterized protein LOC131617617; this encodes MCFSLFDTGSMAPDRDAPPENSQENSQERDAQERDATDTNAPPDTEAKEVARGITIMKGIIRHRDQGLVYHMDWNSDKQAIGPNSAKLTSYIGTLVRMHIPVSIAKWNLKSEELDAKKKAIWDELQRTFEIPDDRRRYILSLAGKRYRGWKAFLTNTYLKDKDGNFLEEAPGRQKKYEIFIDEKDWAEFVKQRDEDFRKRSATNSARASKPAYPYKKGRLGYARLEDKIVSK